In a single window of the Novosphingobium sp. IK01 genome:
- the ykgO gene encoding type B 50S ribosomal protein L36 — protein sequence MKIRNSLKSLKDRHRDNRVIRRRGRTYVINKTQRRFKARQG from the coding sequence ATGAAGATTCGCAACAGCCTGAAGTCGCTCAAGGACCGTCACCGGGATAACCGCGTGATTCGCCGTCGTGGCCGGACCTATGTGATCAACAAGACCCAGCGTCGTTTCAAGGCACGTCAGGGCTGA